The genomic region TGACTTGCAAGGGTGGATTGATCACCGCGCCAACGGCGGCGCCCGCGACGCCGACAGCCGTATTGGCAATCCCCGCGGCCGCCCCAACGGCACCCCCCACCACAGCGCCGACGGGCCCACCGACGGATCCTCCGGCGGCGGCACCGGCAGCGGCTCCGTCAACCGGGCCGGGTCCTGTATTCA from Rhodoligotrophos appendicifer harbors:
- a CDS encoding DUF1236 domain-containing protein — translated: NTGPGPVDGAAAGAAAGGSVGGPVGAVVGGAVGAAAGIANTAVGVAGAAVGAVINPPLQVTQYVQSAPATAYPLNGTVTIGTSLPGDVTLYDVPNYNYRYAYVNNSRVLVDPGTRQVVYIVP